The following DNA comes from Cololabis saira isolate AMF1-May2022 chromosome 7, fColSai1.1, whole genome shotgun sequence.
TCGCGGAAGAGATCGTAAAACTCCAATTTTACAGTTACAGAGACAGCTAGACAGAGAAACCAAAAGTCgacataatttagtgttgactGCTATTGATGGCGGCACTCCCCCAAAGACAGGTACACTTGAGATATACGTTGATGTTCTTGATGTTAATGACAATATGCCAGTGTTCACTAAGGACACATATTCAGCTATACTACAAGAAAATTCTCCGATTGGCACAACAGTCATCCAAGTTAATGCAACAGATATGGATGACGGCCCTAACGGAGAAGTGGAGTATTTCTTTGGCAGTGATGTAAAGGACACAATTCGAGAGCGTTTTGATATCAAAGCTGATACTGGGGAGATAATCGTGAAAGGCCATATAGACTTTGAGGAACAAGACAGCTATGACATTGATATACAGGCCTCTGATAAGGGAATCATTCCATTTAGAACTTATAAAAGTGTAATAGTCCAAATTGGAGATATAAACGACAATCCTCCTGACATAGAAGTGACATCTCTGTCAAGTTACATTTCTGAGGATTCCAGGCCAGGAACAACTGTAGCGCTTCTCAGCATTACAGATTTAGATTCTGGCATGAATGGCAAAATAATCAGCCATGTAGCTGAAAACAGCCCTTTTACACTAACTCCATCAATTCAAGATAACATGTTTGCTGTAGTAACTAAGTCACTTTTGGACAGAGAGGAACAGTCACGATATGATGTTAAAATAATAGCTAAGGATGCAGGTGAGCCATCATTATCATCTGAAAAGACGATAAGCGTCGAAGTTTCGGATACAAATGATAATAGCCCCGTATTTTTAGTGAGACCCTACACGTTCTACATCACTGAAAATAATCCCCCAGGAGCGTCTGTGTTTTCTGTACGAGCGTCGGATCGTGATGAAGGCGATAATGCGGTAATTTCCTACCATATTGTCAGGAATGTAGGTCACAAAGATAAAATGGCATCATTTCTTAATATTAATTCAGAAAATGGAGATATTGTGGCGCTGAAAAGTTTCGACTTTGAAACTCTGAAAACTTTCCAGTTCCGAGTTGTTGCCACAGATTCTGGATCTCCGTCACTCAGCAGCAACGTCACAGTGAACGTGTTCATTCTGGACCAGAACGATAACGCTCCAGTCATCCTGTATCCAGTCAGCTCCAACGGTTCTGCTGAAGGTGTGGAGGAGATTCCCCGCAACGTGAACGCAGGACACTTGGTGACTAAAGTCAGAGCCTATGACGCTGATATAGGATATAACGGCTGGTTGCTGTTTTCACTGCAGGAAGTTAAGGACCACAGTCTGTTTGGTTTGGACCGCTACACAGGACAGATCAGAACACTCCGCTCATTCACAGAGACAGACGAGGCTGAACAGAAACTGGTCATACTGGTCAAAGACAATGGGAACGTTTCTCTCTCAGCAACAGCTACTGTGATTGTCAAACTTGTGGAGCCCAAAGAAGCTTTTGCAGCTTCTGATGTTAAAAGTGCATCAAAAGATGATGACGATAACAACGTGACTTTTTACCTGATGATCACTTTGGGATCAGTTTCAGTTCTTTTTCTTATCAGTATCATCGTGCTGATTGCAATGCAGTGCTCAAAATCCACAGACTATACTTCTAAATATCTACAAGAGACTGACTATGATGGAACACTGTGTCACAGCATCCAGTACAGATCTGGAGACAAACGGTACATGTTAGTTGGACCCAGAATGAGTATTGGATCTACTATAGTTCCCGGCAGCCACGCAAATACTCTAGTGCTACCTGACAGAAGACATACGTCTGGAGAGGTAAGGTCTTGCActaacttaaataaataaaaaaaaaataataataatatattgttGGTAGAATATATGTTCACAGAATTTTAAAGTGAGTTTTAGGTATGTAGGTTTAGTGTTTGATTCTGATATTTTTGTCGTTACTTCTAATGGACTTACAGGAAAGACACATCCCAGTTTTAGAATTGCTATAGTCTACATAGGATAATGCTTTTGAAAGGTGTGGTCTTGACGCTGTTAACCTTTTCATCACATTTTATGAGTGTGTAGGACATTGTCGGACCTTTCATGTTGAACTTTAACTtatataattgatttatttttaaacagtattaaaaaaagaaaatcctacaatacaaatatacacAGTCATTTTTGTAGATGCATAAATTATGTGATCTATCATCATCAGTGTGGAAATTAATACATTCTGCAAATTTTGTAATTTAGTTAAACTGTAGCTCAATAATAGAAAACTGCAACTTGTGCAAATCACGATTTCAGCACTTGGTGTCAGTGAAATCCAGGAATTCCTTGCATCAGGGAGGATGTCACGTGATGAACAATAGTGAAGCTGGTAAAGCACTTGCATTTTTCTTGAACGATAAAGGCGTGTTTAAGGCAGCTGATAGCAAGTGATAGCTTCTACAAAAAGCTGGTCTTCTAATGTTTCACACCATACGCCACTGACTGGATTTCAAATGAGGGCAGATTGATGGACTATCTTCAATCTTTTGTCATGGAACAAAGAAGACGCAAAGCATGGATGGGACCGCGGTTTTGGCTTTCTGTCGTCACTGTTTTGAACGTTTTATGCAGTCGAGTTTATGCACAGATCAGATATTCAATATCTGAAGAGGTTGGAGATGGAACTGTCGTTGGAAATATAGCAAAGGATTTGGGACTGGATAAGAGTGCTCTGAAAGA
Coding sequences within:
- the LOC133446991 gene encoding protocadherin alpha-7-like isoform X11; this translates as MEEFGPILTPHKMKQRRRDSWRQRPAVPGVLLLFLFVEAASAQLKYTISEELREETFVGNIAKDLGIDLTIMRQRGFRIMPTSAEPLFKVNENDGALYSTHQIDREQVCKDSSVCLIRLKAVLENPLEIHYVTVEITDLNDHSPKFPEKTKILEISESALPGTQYQLQNAFDPDGGINSVQQYKINQNDHFRLEIKDRGRDRKTPILQLQRQLDRETKSRHNLVLTAIDGGTPPKTGTLEIYVDVLDVNDNMPVFTKDTYSAILQENSPIGTTVIQVNATDMDDGPNGEVEYFFGSDVKDTIRERFDIKADTGEIIVKGHIDFEEQDSYDIDIQASDKGIIPFRTYKSVIVQIGDINDNPPDIEVTSLSSYISEDSRPGTTVALLSITDLDSGMNGKIISHVAENSPFTLTPSIQDNMFAVVTKSLLDREEQSRYDVKIIAKDAGEPSLSSEKTISVEVSDTNDNSPVFLVRPYTFYITENNPPGASVFSVRASDRDEGDNAVISYHIVRNVGHKDKMASFLNINSENGDIVALKSFDFETLKTFQFRVVATDSGSPSLSSNVTVNVFILDQNDNAPVILYPVSSNGSAEGVEEIPRNVNAGHLVTKVRAYDADIGYNGWLLFSLQEVKDHSLFGLDRYTGQIRTLRSFTETDEAEQKLVILVKDNGNVSLSATATVIVKLVEPKEAFAASDVKSASKDDDDNNVTFYLMITLGSVSVLFLISIIVLIAMQCSKSTDYTSKYLQETDYDGTLCHSIQYRSGDKRYMLVGPRMSIGSTIVPGSHANTLVLPDRRHTSGEPKAPNSDWRYSASLRAGGVMQSSVHMEESSVMQGAQGVLVQNWPTASSAADGEGGEVSPPMGAGVDSNSWHFRYGPGGPGGPPQHLKPGEVPPEAFIIPGSPAIISIRQNQGGEDDKSDFITFGKKEEAKKKKKKKKEKKDKKDKGKDDGDE